Part of the Roseobacter litoralis Och 149 genome, AATTCCGGGCTACCCATCGCCTGGGGCCAACTGGCATTTGATTGCACCGCCTGCAGAGAGATGGCACGCGCCTCATTCTGAATCGCGAGGGTCTCAGACGCATCCACCCCGTTCAGCACTGAGTCGACGCTTTCGCGTTTGCCGGGCAATATGAAGTCATCCTCCGCACAGGCGGAGAGGAAAACCGTTGCAACGAGTAACACAGACAAAGGTCGAAAAAGACGCTTTTGGGTTGCAAAAAACATAAACTTCATTCCGCCCCATTTACCCGCTGCAGTCTGCGCGCGGCTATCCCCAAGCTGCGCGCCATGCCGGTTCAGTTCCCCAAATCAGGAAGGTTATCCAGCTCGGGCGTCCCACCGAGCGCCACAATCACCTGTAAGGCGCGTTGTTGCAAGTCCGCGCTCACGCCCGCTGCCTGCAGTATGGACTGATACTGTGCGAGGGCGGCATCCGTGTTGCCAGCTGCGACCTCCATCAGCGCAATCTGTTCCTGTGCCAGAAACGACAGCGGCGCACCGGGTACGGCCAGCGCTTCCAGTTGCTGGCGACGCTCTGACGGATCCATCGTGTCGGCCTGCAGGACAATCGATTTAAAGGCTGCAATCTGACGGTAGATTTCAGGCACATCACCGTCTACGGCCACTTGCTCAAGCGCTTGCAAGGCTGTGTCGGTCTCACCGGCCTGCTGCGCCTCGGCGGCTGCCAGAAGGCGCACAACGGCTTTGGCCGTGGGTGTTTCGGCATTAATGGTGTCAAGGCCAGCCTGACGCGTCGCGGGTTCGCCCAACGACAAAGCGTTCAAAATCTGATCGCCCAGACGTTCGGCCTCAGCACGCGTCTGCGCTTTTCGGTACTCGCTCCATGCAGCGCCACCAACGATCAAAACCACGACCAAGGCCGCAACCCAGCCATAACGGCGCAGCATCAGGTAAAACTTGTCGCGACGGACCTCGTCGTTGACTTCATCGATGAAACTGTCTGTGTCGCTCATATTGCCCCGCCAAAGCTCGCTTGTCGCTCCTCTTACAGTGACCGGACGGGCAAGCCAAGACCCTGCACTTTCTATCCGCGCGCGCCATTGCACTCAGTCGGAAAAATCTTTAAACTGAACTGATCGGTTTAGCGCAAAAACCAGTTTTCAAACGTCACAGAATACACCCGATGCGGCGCATTGACGGCTGGAAGTTCATAACGAGGCAGTTTTCATGCGTATTTTTTCCATCATTGCAGCGATTGCAGTGGCGGCAGCTTTGTATTTTGCCATCGTTGATCGCGGTGCTTTGCTTGCTTTGTTCGGGCAGGATGCGTCAGCGGAAGACACGGACGATTCGCAAGACACGGGTGCTGAGGAAAACGCGGCGGCCAGTGATCTGGTCAGGGTGGTCGTGCAAAAATCCATAGCGCAGGAAATCGACACAGCCGTTTCACTGCGCGGAGAAACCCGCGCTGCTCGCGTTGTGGACGTCAAATCAGAAACATCCGCCACCGTCGTTTCGGAGCCTCTGCGCAAAGGTGAAAATGTGGATGAGGGGCAGCTTTTGTGTCGGCTCGACGAATCCACCCGTGGGACGGCTTTGGCACAGGCTAATGCGCAACTGAACGAGGCCCGCGCCCGTGCGCCTGAAGCCAAGGCACGCCTCGATCAGGCGATTGCCCAACTGGCCGAGGCGCGCATCAATGAAAATGCTTCGACCAAGCTCAGCGCAGGCGGGTTTGCCTCAACAACGCGCGTGGCAAATGCGGAGGCCAATGTCGCAACCGCTTTGGCGTCGGTTGAATCTGCACGTGCCGGTGTGCAAGCGGCACAGGCCGGAATCGAAGGCGCGCAAGCCGGTGTTGCAACGGCCGAAAAAGAATTGGAACGCCTCATGATCCGCGCGCCCTTCTCGGGTATTTTGGAAAGCGATACCGCAGAACTCGGCACCCTTTTGCAAGCCGGTGATCTGTGCGCGACGGTGATACAGCTTAATCCCGTCAAGCTGGTGGCTTTCGTGCCGGAAACCGAGGTGGCGCGGGTCAAGGTCGGCGCGTCAGCCCGCGCGACGCTCGCCACCGGTCAAGACAACATCACCGGTCAGGTGACATTTCTGTCGCGCGCCGCAGATGAGACAACGCGCACCTTCCTCGTTGAGATCGAGGTTGCGAACACCGGCATGAACATCTCTGATGGTCAGACCGCAGAGATTATGGTCGCGGGCGAAGGTGCAACGGCCCACCTGCTGCCACAATCCGCCCTGACATTGAACGATGACGGCGTGCTGGGCATTCGCAGCATCGACGAAAACGCCATCGTCGAATTTCATGCCGTGCAACTGCTGCGCGATACTGCGCAAGGCGTCTGGCTGACCGGGTTGGCGGACAGCGTTGATGTAATCGTTCTGGGTCAGGAATATGTGATTGCGGGCGTGCGCGTTGCCCCCACCTACCGGGATCTTGTGCAATGACCGGCATCGTCGACTGGGCCGCAGGACGCGCACGCATGATCGTGGCGTTTATCCTGCTGAGCATTGTTGTCGGCGCCTACTCCTACACCACGCTGCCGAAAGAAGGTGAGCCGGACATCGAGATACCGGCGCTCTTCGTCTCGGTGCCCTTTCCCGGCATCTCCGCCGCAGACAGCGAAACCTTGCTGGTCAAGCCGATGGAGACGGAGCTTGCCGACCTTGACGGGCTGAAGGACATGAGCGGCACCGCCGCCGAAAACTACGCGGGCGTAGCGCTTGAGTTCGAATTTGGCTGGGACAAGACGAAAATCCTCGCCGATGTGCGCGACGCCATGGGCAAGGCCGAGGCGAAATTCCCCGATGGGGCAGAGCAATATTCGATCAATGAGATCAACTTTTCCGAATTTCCGATCATCATCGTGAACCTGTCGGGCCCCGTGCCGGAACGCACAATGGTGCGCATTGCCAAGGACTTGCAGGACGATATTGAAACGCTGGATGCGGTGCTGGAGGCAGGTATCGCCGGGTCGCGCGATGAGATGCTGGAGGTGCTGATCGACCCGCTGCGTCTTGAGGCCTACAACGTCACCGCCAGTGAGCTGATCTCGACCGTACAGAACAACAACCAGCTGATTGCCGCCGGTGAGGTGGATTCGGCCCAAGGCACATTCGCCGTCAAAATCCCCTCGTCGTTCGATGAACCACGCGATGTCTACAACCTGCCGGTCAAGACCAATGGCGACCGCGTCGTGACGCTGGGCGATCTCGCACAGATCAACCTCACCTTCGAAGACCGCTCAGGGACCGCGCGCTTTGACGGGGAAACCACGGTCGCCTTGCAGGTGGTCAAACGCAAAGGCTTCAACCTGATCGACACCGCCGCACTGGTCAAAGATCTCGTGGCCGAGAAAAGCGAACGCTGGCCGGAGGGGCTGCGCTCGGCGGTGCATGTGGGTACGTCAAACGACCAGTCGCGCATCGTGGACAGCATGGTGCAGCAGCTTCAGGGCTCCGTGTTTACGGCGATTGCGCTGGTGATGATCGTCTCTCTGGCGGCCCTTGGCATACGCGCCTCCCTGCTGGTGGGTTTTGCGATCCCCACGTCTTTCCTGTTGTGTTTCGCCTTTCTCGCCGTGATGGGCATCTCCATCTCGAACATCGTGATGTTCGGACTGATCCTTGCGGTGGGGATGCTGGTGGATGGCGCCATCGTGGTCGTTGAATATGCCGACAAGCGCCAGCAAGAAGGCGTGGGGCCCATGCAGGCCTATGTGGAGGCGGCCAAACGGATGTTCTGGCCCATCGTGTCCTCCACCGCCACAACGCTCTGTGCCTTTTTGCCGATGCTCTTCTGGCCCGGCGTGCCGGGCGAATTCATGGGGATGCTGCCCGTCACACTGATCTTTGTGCTTTCGGCCTCGCTGGTCGTGGCACTGATCTATCTGCCGGTCATGGGCGGCGTTACGGGTCGGCTTGAACGCTGGATTTCGCAGTACATGCAAGAGGTTGCGGGCCTTGTGTGGTATTTGCATCTCGCACTTTTCCCGATTGCCGCCCTCATGCTGACGACGTTGGCCGGGCTGTCGCCGGTGTTTGACGGTATCAGCGCACGGTTTGCGGCGATGGAAGGGCTGAACCTGCTCGGCTCCGTGATCCCGACCTTCTTTGTGGTCTTCTTGTTGCTTGTGGCGGCAGCGGCCTGTGTGGCCATTGCCATCGGCGGTTTTCTGGTGCTGCTGGTCTCAACCTTCGCGCTGTTGACGCGCATGGGACGCGCGGGCCGCTGGCTGGCGGCGCGGCTCTTCAGCGCCGAGCCTAAGCAGATCACCGCAGGCTATCGCCGCTCCGGCTTTGGCCATGTGATGGCGGCAATCGTCGGGAACCCGGCCATGCCGCTGGTGATGGCGGGGGCGGTTTTCGTCTTTGTCGGCACGGTTCTGATCTACTTCACAAACAACAACAACGGCGTTGAATTCTTTGTGGAATCCGAACCCGAACAGGGCATTGTCTATGTGCTGGCGCGCGGCAACCTGTCGCTTGAGGAAAAAGACGTGCTGGTCAAAGACGCCGAAACCATTGTGCTGGCCCATCCCGGCGTCATGAACGCGTTTTCTTTCGCAGGCGAAGGCGGGTTGAACACGGATACCTCCGGTGCCGCCTCCCCGAACGACATGATCGGGCAGGTTCAGTTTGAGACGATCCCCTGGGGTGATCGCGCAGACCGGCCAGAACTTGACGGCAATATCGTGATTGCCGAACTCAGCGAGCAATTAGCGCAACTGCCCGGCATCAAAACCGAAATCCTCGAAGTGGCGCAAGGCCCCGCATCGGGCAAACCCGTCCATCTGCGCCTCAAGGCAGACAGCTTTGACACCCTGACAGAGGCCACGAAAGTCGCGCGCACACAGTTCGACGCCACCCCCGGCCTGACCCTGATCGAAGACACGCTCCCCCTGCCCGGCATCGATTGGCAAATCGACGTAGATGTGGAAAAAGCGGGCCGCTACGGCGCTGACGTGCAGATCGTGGGCGCGATGGTGCAGCTTGTGACACGGGGTCTGCTGCTTGACACCATGCGCATCGACAGTTCGGACGAAGAAATCGACATCCGCGTCCGCCTCCCGGCTGAGGATCGCTTCCTGTCCACCCTCGACACGCTCAAAGTGCGCACCACCGATGGGCTGGTCCCGCTCAGCAACTTCATCACCCGCACGCCGGTGCCAAAACTGGCCGAAATCAACCGGATCGCTCAAAAGCGGTACTTTGATGTGAAGGCGGATGTGGCACCGGGGCTGGTCAAGGTGGTGGGCGATCCCGATGGCACAGGCGGCGAGCTTACCCTCGCCATGCTGCGTCCAGCCGGCGCTGTGGCGGATGTCACCGGACCGGACGGCACAGGCTACAGTTGGACATTTCGGGCTGATATCGAGAGCGACGCGCTGCAGTCCGGGTTGGACGAGGGGCGCTTCAGGCTGGTGCCCGTGAATGCAAACGAACGTATCGCGGTTCTGACGGCGTGGCTTGACACCAATCCCCTGCCTGATGGTGTTGAATGGGAATGGACCGGCGATCAGGAAGAACAGGCCGAAAGTGCGGCGTTCCTGCAAACCGCCTTTTCCGCCGCGCTCGGTTTGATGTTCATCATCCTGCTGGCCCAGTTCAACAGCTTTTACAACGCCGTCCTCGTGCTTGTGGCCGTGGTTTTGTCGACCACGGGCGTGTTGATCGGGATGCTGGTGATGGATCAGACGTTCTCCATCATCATGACCGGAACGGGGATCGTGGCACTGGCAGGCATTGTGGTGAACAACAACATCATCCTGATCGACACCTATCAGGAATACAGCCAGTACATGCCCCGGATCGAGGCGATCATTCGCACCGCCCAAGCCCGCATTCGCCCCGTATTGCTGACCACGATCACCACCATGGCAGGTCTTGCGCCGATGATGCTCGGGCTCAGCCTGAACTTTGCCGATGGTGGGTACACGGTTAACAGCCCGACAGCGCTGTGGTGGAAGCAACTCGCCACGGCGGTGGTCTTTGGCCTCGGCATTGCGACGGTGCTGACGCTGGTGGTGACACCGTCGATGCTGGCCATCCGCGTCTGGGCCACGACCTATGTGCGCTGGGTCGCCACGTTGCTGGCCAAGCTGTCACTGGGGCGCGCCTCACGGGCGGCACGCGACTGGGCACTGGAACGCGATGCCAACCGCGTCTCAAACACCGAGCTGATCTGGGATGACACGCCTGCCCTCCGCCCCTCGGACACAACGCTGAAAGCCGCCGAATGAGGCACCTCACAGCACTGTGACGGACATCTTGCCAGCGCCGTGCTAGCTTGCGCGCGAATATCAAAGGAGAATACCAATGCCGAACACTGCCGCCATCGCCGGACTGATCACGATCGTCAGCGCAACCAGCGCTTTTGCGTCCGATCTGATCGAAAAGACCAGCCCCCATGCCGTGGGTTTCACAATGGACCGCCTTGAGGCGGCTGTCACCGGGGCCGGGGCGACGGTTTTCGCGCGCGTGGACCACGCTGCCGGTGCTGCATCCGTCGATCTGGAGCTTGCGCCCTCGCAACTGCTGATCTTTGGCAACCCCAAACTGGGCACGCCCGCAATGCAGGGCGGTGCGACGGCTGGGCTTGATCTGCCCCTGCGGGTTCTGGCCTATGAGGATGACGCAGGTGTCGTGCATGTGGTCTATCACGATCCGGCCACCCTCGCCGCGACACACGGCCTGCCTGCGGATGCGAAATACATCCAGATGATGACCGGCGCGCTGGACAAGCTGACGTCAAAGGCCATCGCCGCTGAATAGAAAAACGCATGGTTTTCAGCCTGCAGCCTTCAAGGCTGCGGGTTCAAATCGCGGGTCGCAAGCAGGCTCGCCGCTGCGATCATCAGACCCCCACAAAGCCTGTTCACCCGTTGAAAAGACACGCGCTTGAGCCTGCGCATCGCACGTGCGCCCGCCCAGCCCCAAAGAAGTAAAATCGAGCCATCGACAATGATATAGGTCGCGCCCAGTATGAAAAGCTGCGGCAGGACCGGCATCGTGGGATCGATGAATTGCGGGAACAAGGCCCCGAAAAACACCACCGCAAACGGATTGGCCATGGAGGTGAAGAACCCTTGCCGAAACAGTCGGAAAGACTGGCCCGTGGTATTGGCCTCGACCTCAGGCACTTGCGCCTTGGACAGGATCAACTGCACACCGATCCAAGCAAGATAGGCCACCCCGGCCCATTTGATCCACGTAAAAGCACTTGCCGATGTCGCGATAATCGCCGCCAGCCCAAAGGCGGCAGCGGTCATTTGCAGGCAATTGGCCGTCAAATCGCCCGCAATCGTGAACAGGCTGCGCCTTACACCATAGCGGATGCTGTTTGAAATGATCAAAAGCTGGCTCGTATCGGGCGGCGTCGCAAAGAAAATGGCCACCGCGGTGAGATAGAGAAGATAGGTCTCGATTGCCACGCGCTGTCTCCTCGATGTCGGTTGCCCAGCTTAGGCCCGTTGGCCGCAATTGGTCAAACACAGTCTGCGCGCATGATTTGGCAAACCCGTCGTTGCCTAAAGCAGATGCAGGCGGTAGATGTAAGAAATGAAAACTGTTCCAAAGAAAACCACCGATGACGCGCTCATTCAGGAATTTCTGAACAAGGGCGGAAAAATCAGTGTCGGCAAAACCAAACCGCCGCCCAGCGAGTTGGGGCTAAGCAAAAATGTATGGAACCAGAAGCTGACCCGCGAAGAAAAAGCCGCGCGCGACAAAAAGCCTGAGTAACCGCGTTCAAATCTCTTCTTCAGACTGCTGGCGACGCCACAGTTGCGCATAGCGGCCCTCGCGCGCCAACAGCGCGTCATGCGTGCCACGTTCGACAACCACGCCTTTTTCCAACACGATGATCTGATCCGCCTCGGCGATTGTGCTGAGCCGGTGCGCGATTGTAATCACGGTGCGCCCACGGCCAGCTTGCATCAGCGCGTCTTGAATGTCGGCTTCGGTTTCAGAATCCAATGCCGATGTCGCCTCGTCCAGCAACAGGATGGGTGGGTCCTTGAGCAACGTGCGCGCAATGCCGACCCGCTGCTTTTCCCCGCCCGACAGCTTCAGTCCGCGTTCGCCAACAGCCGTTTCGTAACCCTCAGGCAAGGACATGATGAAATCGTGGATCTGCGCGGCCTGTGCAGCCGCCACAATCTCCGCCTGGGTTGCGCCGTCCTTACCGTAGGCGATGTTGTAGCGGATGGTATCATTGAACAGCACCGTGTCCTGCGGCACGACGCCAATCGCGCGGTGCAGGCTTTCCAAGGTCACATCGCGCACGTCCTGACCGTCAATGCGCAACGCGCCACTGGTCACATCGTAAAACCGAAACAGCAGCCGCCCGATGGTGGATTTTCCCGACCCGGTCGAGCCGCAGATCGCCACCATCTGACCGGGGTCCGCCATGATCGAAACCCCCTTCAGGATGGCGCGATCCGTACTGTAGCCAAAGTGCACGTCGTCCAGCTCAATGCGCCCGCCTTCGACCCGCAGGGGCTTGGCATCGGGGGCGTCGACCACTTCTGCCGGTTGCTCCAGCAGATCAAACATCTCGCCCATATCCACCAGCGCCTGCCGGATTTCGCGGTACACCGTGCCCAGAAAATTCAGCGGGATGGTGATCTGCAACATATAGGCGTTGACCATCACGAAATCACCCACCGTCAGCGTCCCGTTCTGCACCCCGACAGCCGCCATGACCATCACCGCAATCAAGCCTGACGTGATCAGCAAGGACTGGCCAAAGTTCAGGAACGTGAGGCTCAACGCGGTTTTGATCGCGGCATCCTCATATTTTTCCATCGCCATATCATAGCGCTGCGCTTCTCGTTTTTCGGCAACAAAGTATTTGACGGTTTCAAAATTCAGCAGGCTGTCGATGGCCTTTTGATTGGCATCCGTGTCCTGATTGTTCATCTCACGGCGCAGTTTGACGCGCCATTCCGTCACCGCAAAAGTGAACCAGACGTACAAAACAATCACGACGGCCACGACCAGCAGGTAATAAAAATCAAAATAGAGCGCAAAGATGATCCCCACGAGGATCAGTTCAAAGATCAGCGGCCCGATGGAAAACAGCAAGAAACGCAAAAGGAAATCAACGCCCTTGACACCGCGCTCAATGATCCGGCTCAAGCCCCCGGTCTTGCGGGTGATATGATAGCGCATGGACAGGCGGTGAATGTGGTTGAAGGTCTCAAGCGCCAGCATGCGCAGCGCGCGTTGCCCGACCTTGGCAAACACCGCATCACGCAGCTGTTGCAGGCCCACCGTCATCAGACGCGCCATGCCATAGGCCACGGTCATACCAATGGCGCCAAGGGCGAAAAGCGGCACGCCCTCTTCGGCCAGCGCATCGACCGCGCCCTTGTAGAAAAACGGCGTCGCCACCGAAACCAGCTTGGCCAAAATCAACAGCGCAAGCGCCATCAACACCCGATGACGGACCCAAGCCTGATCCTGCGGCCACAGGTATGGGGCCACCTTTCGAATGGTGCGCCAACCCGACCGGCGTTCTGTTTCTTCGATGTTCTGCTCGGCGCTGTCAGTGGTCTGATCGGCGGCGGTATCACTTGGCATGTAAGGTCCTGTCACGTCTTAGAAGCCGTTACCTAAGACACCGGACACAGCTTGGCCAGTACGCCGCCCCAATTAGTCTGCAGGAAGGTCGAATACCTGCCCCGGATAGATCAGATCAGGGTCGCGAATTTCACCGCGATTTGCCTCAAAGACCTGCACATAAAGCAGGCCTTCGCCATATCTGTCGCGTGCAATGGCCCAAAGTGTGTCACCCGCCTGAACCGTGATCGCCTGGATTGACCCGGTTGCGGCTTGCGTGGCCGCCGCCAGAACCGCCGGGGCTTCGCGCTTGAACGGCGTTTCCAGCCGGCTTGTCACCGCGCCATCCTGTCCGAGCGCATCAACGCGCAGCCTGTAGACACCCGCCGCGACATCTATGATGACACCGCGCCACAGACCATCAGGGTCTACACTCATGCGCGCCACTGCCCTGTTGTCGAGATAAGCGCGCACTTCGACAGCATCGGCGCCAGCGCGCCCGCCAAGCTGCACGGCACCGTCGTCAGAATAGCTGATCGTATCGAGCATGACCCGCGACACCGGTGCCGTCTGAACGCGGGAAACCCCCTGCTCATCTGAACGCAAAACCGCGACGTCTGTCCCGCGCGGTGCATCGCTCACGTCATCACTGGCGCGCGGCGCATCCGCCAGACCTCCAACATCCGCTGACTGCGCAACCTCGGCACCGCTTTGCGTGGCATCGGGCGCTGGTGCAGCGCTCGCGGCCGTTTCCTGCGCCTCTTCGGGGGTCGCATCCGCAGACGCATCACTACGGGCTGCGGGTTCAGCAAATGCCCCCGCGTCGTCGCTTGCACCCGTTGACGCAATCGCGATATCCGGTTGTGCCGGAGTTGTCTCTGCTTCGGGCTGCTGTGCCTGCGTGTCTGCGGGCGCTGTGGAACGCGGGGCGATGGGGGTGAGAATGATCTCATCCGCTGATGCGACGGCACTATCGCCAGTTCCACTGCGCAGGGTCAGGCTGCGGGCGCTCTCATTCGCAGAAACGGAACCGACCGCGGCAAAGGCACCACTGGCATCGGCCTGCGCCGAGGTGACCACCTCTCCGTCTACCAGCACATCGACGTCGGCCCCCGGCTCTGCACGCCCGGCGATCACCATCGTGCCGCCCGTATCCACCCGCACTTCGTCAATCGTGGGGACGGTCGCGGTGACTGTTTCGGCAGTCTCGGCAGGCGCAACCGTCTCGTCAGCCGTCGCAGGGTCCGTCCCACTGGCAGCGGCATCTGGCACACTCTGGCGCTCACCGGCGGGTTCCCCTGGTGTCACGACCGTGTTGGCCCCTGCTCTCTCGGAAGCCTCAAGAACCGCCACGGCCTCTTCACTCAGGCGACCGGAATCGCGCAGCGACAGGAAAGCGGCAGCCGCAATCAGCCCCGCAATCACAAGGCCCGCCGTCAGCAGACCTGTGCTTCTGGATGGGTTGGCAGACCCATTATCGTTCATTTTGATCTCTACTTTTCGGGTTCACGCGCAGAAATGCGTTGCAGACGTTGAGCCTACATAACAACTGCCCTATCACTGGTCAAAACGAATGCAGTCATAAATCCGCGATTTGAAACAAGAAAGTCACGCCGATGCCCCCAAAATCCGTCTGTGTCTATTGTGGATCCCGCCCCGGAACCGACCCCGACTTCATGCGCGATGCGCAAAACATGGGCCAAATGATCGCCGAAGAAGGATGGCGTCTGGTCTATGGCGCAGGCGACGTCGGACTGATGGGCGCGGTGGCGCGCGCGGCACAGGCGGCGGGCGCTGACACCTTTGGTGTAATCCCGCAACTTCTGGTGGATTGGGAGATCGGGAAGACCGACCTGACGACCTATGTGATCACCGAAACCATGCATGAGCGCAAGAAAGTCATGTTCATGAATTGCGATGCCGTGGTGGTGCTGCCCGGTGGTGCGGGATCGTTGGATGAGATGTTCGAAGCCCTGACATGGCGGCAACTCGGCTTGCATCAAAAGCCGATCTTTCTCTTGAATACAAATGGATACTGGGACCCTCTGGTGTCGCTCCTGAACCATGTGACCGCCCATGGCTTTGCCGATGAAACGCTGCATGGGTATTACACCACCGTCCCCGATCCCGAAGCCTGCCGAAAAGAGCTGCACCGCGCGCTGGCGTAGAATGCGCTGCGCTGGCAGTCGCACGGTACAAAAAAAGCCCCGCGCCATCAGGGATGACACGGGGCTTTACATCGTCGTCAGTCACATGATTACATGCGGGACGCGACGTTCTCCCAATTGACAAGGTTGTCGAGGAAGTTCGTCAGATAAGCAGGGCGCTTGTTGCGGAAATCAATGTAGTATGAATGCTCCCACACATCGCATCCGAGCAATGCGGTCTGTCCAAAACACAGCGGGTTCACGCCGTTTTCCGTCTTGGTCACCGACAGCGAACCGTCAGCGTTTTTCACCAACCAGCACCAGCCTGACCCGAACTGGCCTGCGCCTGCG contains:
- a CDS encoding efflux RND transporter periplasmic adaptor subunit; translated protein: MRIFSIIAAIAVAAALYFAIVDRGALLALFGQDASAEDTDDSQDTGAEENAAASDLVRVVVQKSIAQEIDTAVSLRGETRAARVVDVKSETSATVVSEPLRKGENVDEGQLLCRLDESTRGTALAQANAQLNEARARAPEAKARLDQAIAQLAEARINENASTKLSAGGFASTTRVANAEANVATALASVESARAGVQAAQAGIEGAQAGVATAEKELERLMIRAPFSGILESDTAELGTLLQAGDLCATVIQLNPVKLVAFVPETEVARVKVGASARATLATGQDNITGQVTFLSRAADETTRTFLVEIEVANTGMNISDGQTAEIMVAGEGATAHLLPQSALTLNDDGVLGIRSIDENAIVEFHAVQLLRDTAQGVWLTGLADSVDVIVLGQEYVIAGVRVAPTYRDLVQ
- a CDS encoding tetratricopeptide repeat protein, with translation MSDTDSFIDEVNDEVRRDKFYLMLRRYGWVAALVVVLIVGGAAWSEYRKAQTRAEAERLGDQILNALSLGEPATRQAGLDTINAETPTAKAVVRLLAAAEAQQAGETDTALQALEQVAVDGDVPEIYRQIAAFKSIVLQADTMDPSERRQQLEALAVPGAPLSFLAQEQIALMEVAAGNTDAALAQYQSILQAAGVSADLQQRALQVIVALGGTPELDNLPDLGN
- a CDS encoding LysM peptidoglycan-binding domain-containing protein, translating into MNDNGSANPSRSTGLLTAGLVIAGLIAAAAFLSLRDSGRLSEEAVAVLEASERAGANTVVTPGEPAGERQSVPDAAASGTDPATADETVAPAETAETVTATVPTIDEVRVDTGGTMVIAGRAEPGADVDVLVDGEVVTSAQADASGAFAAVGSVSANESARSLTLRSGTGDSAVASADEIILTPIAPRSTAPADTQAQQPEAETTPAQPDIAIASTGASDDAGAFAEPAARSDASADATPEEAQETAASAAPAPDATQSGAEVAQSADVGGLADAPRASDDVSDAPRGTDVAVLRSDEQGVSRVQTAPVSRVMLDTISYSDDGAVQLGGRAGADAVEVRAYLDNRAVARMSVDPDGLWRGVIIDVAAGVYRLRVDALGQDGAVTSRLETPFKREAPAVLAAATQAATGSIQAITVQAGDTLWAIARDRYGEGLLYVQVFEANRGEIRDPDLIYPGQVFDLPAD
- a CDS encoding LysE family translocator, yielding MAIETYLLYLTAVAIFFATPPDTSQLLIISNSIRYGVRRSLFTIAGDLTANCLQMTAAAFGLAAIIATSASAFTWIKWAGVAYLAWIGVQLILSKAQVPEVEANTTGQSFRLFRQGFFTSMANPFAVVFFGALFPQFIDPTMPVLPQLFILGATYIIVDGSILLLWGWAGARAMRRLKRVSFQRVNRLCGGLMIAAASLLATRDLNPQP
- a CDS encoding ABCB family ABC transporter ATP-binding protein/permease, whose protein sequence is MPSDTAADQTTDSAEQNIEETERRSGWRTIRKVAPYLWPQDQAWVRHRVLMALALLILAKLVSVATPFFYKGAVDALAEEGVPLFALGAIGMTVAYGMARLMTVGLQQLRDAVFAKVGQRALRMLALETFNHIHRLSMRYHITRKTGGLSRIIERGVKGVDFLLRFLLFSIGPLIFELILVGIIFALYFDFYYLLVVAVVIVLYVWFTFAVTEWRVKLRREMNNQDTDANQKAIDSLLNFETVKYFVAEKREAQRYDMAMEKYEDAAIKTALSLTFLNFGQSLLITSGLIAVMVMAAVGVQNGTLTVGDFVMVNAYMLQITIPLNFLGTVYREIRQALVDMGEMFDLLEQPAEVVDAPDAKPLRVEGGRIELDDVHFGYSTDRAILKGVSIMADPGQMVAICGSTGSGKSTIGRLLFRFYDVTSGALRIDGQDVRDVTLESLHRAIGVVPQDTVLFNDTIRYNIAYGKDGATQAEIVAAAQAAQIHDFIMSLPEGYETAVGERGLKLSGGEKQRVGIARTLLKDPPILLLDEATSALDSETEADIQDALMQAGRGRTVITIAHRLSTIAEADQIIVLEKGVVVERGTHDALLAREGRYAQLWRRQQSEEEI
- a CDS encoding efflux RND transporter permease subunit, producing the protein MTGIVDWAAGRARMIVAFILLSIVVGAYSYTTLPKEGEPDIEIPALFVSVPFPGISAADSETLLVKPMETELADLDGLKDMSGTAAENYAGVALEFEFGWDKTKILADVRDAMGKAEAKFPDGAEQYSINEINFSEFPIIIVNLSGPVPERTMVRIAKDLQDDIETLDAVLEAGIAGSRDEMLEVLIDPLRLEAYNVTASELISTVQNNNQLIAAGEVDSAQGTFAVKIPSSFDEPRDVYNLPVKTNGDRVVTLGDLAQINLTFEDRSGTARFDGETTVALQVVKRKGFNLIDTAALVKDLVAEKSERWPEGLRSAVHVGTSNDQSRIVDSMVQQLQGSVFTAIALVMIVSLAALGIRASLLVGFAIPTSFLLCFAFLAVMGISISNIVMFGLILAVGMLVDGAIVVVEYADKRQQEGVGPMQAYVEAAKRMFWPIVSSTATTLCAFLPMLFWPGVPGEFMGMLPVTLIFVLSASLVVALIYLPVMGGVTGRLERWISQYMQEVAGLVWYLHLALFPIAALMLTTLAGLSPVFDGISARFAAMEGLNLLGSVIPTFFVVFLLLVAAAACVAIAIGGFLVLLVSTFALLTRMGRAGRWLAARLFSAEPKQITAGYRRSGFGHVMAAIVGNPAMPLVMAGAVFVFVGTVLIYFTNNNNGVEFFVESEPEQGIVYVLARGNLSLEEKDVLVKDAETIVLAHPGVMNAFSFAGEGGLNTDTSGAASPNDMIGQVQFETIPWGDRADRPELDGNIVIAELSEQLAQLPGIKTEILEVAQGPASGKPVHLRLKADSFDTLTEATKVARTQFDATPGLTLIEDTLPLPGIDWQIDVDVEKAGRYGADVQIVGAMVQLVTRGLLLDTMRIDSSDEEIDIRVRLPAEDRFLSTLDTLKVRTTDGLVPLSNFITRTPVPKLAEINRIAQKRYFDVKADVAPGLVKVVGDPDGTGGELTLAMLRPAGAVADVTGPDGTGYSWTFRADIESDALQSGLDEGRFRLVPVNANERIAVLTAWLDTNPLPDGVEWEWTGDQEEQAESAAFLQTAFSAALGLMFIILLAQFNSFYNAVLVLVAVVLSTTGVLIGMLVMDQTFSIIMTGTGIVALAGIVVNNNIILIDTYQEYSQYMPRIEAIIRTAQARIRPVLLTTITTMAGLAPMMLGLSLNFADGGYTVNSPTALWWKQLATAVVFGLGIATVLTLVVTPSMLAIRVWATTYVRWVATLLAKLSLGRASRAARDWALERDANRVSNTELIWDDTPALRPSDTTLKAAE
- a CDS encoding DUF302 domain-containing protein is translated as MPNTAAIAGLITIVSATSAFASDLIEKTSPHAVGFTMDRLEAAVTGAGATVFARVDHAAGAASVDLELAPSQLLIFGNPKLGTPAMQGGATAGLDLPLRVLAYEDDAGVVHVVYHDPATLAATHGLPADAKYIQMMTGALDKLTSKAIAAE